From Cotesia glomerata isolate CgM1 linkage group LG2, MPM_Cglom_v2.3, whole genome shotgun sequence, a single genomic window includes:
- the LOC123259436 gene encoding adenosine 3'-phospho 5'-phosphosulfate transporter 1, with product MGNYVGNIIICVLVVLSIGVIYGTTQIVKSLTENQHELLNSGSYNWIIRLSLNLLGYTTILLPGYLVYKYVRHSKYLQRAGTGVISKLVHRCISGGGESGLFDTTDYIPAPKASQEQRFIKNETFLLLYCFSGLQISYLTWGYFQEKIMTQEYVNSIGEKEHFKDSQFLVFVNRILAFTISGLYLIIRKQPRHITPLYKYSYCSLSNILSSWCQYEALKFVSFPTQVLAKASKIIPVMIMGKLVSRKTYEYYEYVTAGLISLGMTLFMLGSTETVNDKVTTISGVILLAGYMVLDSFTSNWQEAVSKEYGPTSIQMMCGVNLFSCLLTATSLLQQSGFTHSLYFLIKFPSFLIDCLLISICSATGQLFLFYTIAQFGAVTFSIIMTIRQGLAILLSCLIYQHQITIFGIIGIFIVFGSIFLRNYCRNRLRALKKHRAENINIKD from the exons ATGGGAAATTATGTaggaaatataataatatg TGTCCTTGTAGTGCTGTCAATAGGAGTAATTTATGGCACGACACAAATAGTTAAATCATTAACTGAGAATCAACACGAGTTACTGAATTCCGGTTCATACAATTGGATTATCAGGTTGAGTCTTAATTTGTTAGGATACACAACTATTTTATTACCTGGATATTTAGTGTATAAATATGTTAGGCACAGCAAGTACCTGCAGAGAGctg GAACTGGAGTTATATCAAAACTAGTCCATAGATGTATTTCAGGCGGCGGAGAATCCGGCCTATTTGATACAACTGATTACATTCCTGCGCCAAAAGCTAGTCAAGAGCAGcgtttcattaaaaatgaaacatttttattattatattgtttttcAGGTTTACAAATAAGTTATTTGACATGGGGATACTTTcaggaaaaaataatgactcaA gAATATGTTAATTCAATTGGCGAAAAAGAACACTTTAAAGATTCGCAATTCTTAGTATTTGTAAATAGAATTCTCGCTTTTACAATATCGGGcttgtatttaattatcagAAAGCAGCCACGTCATATAACGCCACTGTACAAATATTCTTATTGTTCTTTGTCTAATATTTTAAGCAGCTGGTGTCAATATGAGGCACTTAAGTTTGTTAGTTTTCCTACtcag GTATTAGCGAAAGCTTCTAAGATAATTCCCGTGATGATAATGGGAAAATTAGTATCTCGTAAAACATATGAGTACTACGAATACGTGACAGCCGGTTTGATTTCCCTCGGTATGACGCTGTTCATGCTTGGAAGCACCGAAACAGTTAATG aTAAAGTAACAACTATATCAGGTGTAATTTTACTTGCCGGTTACATGGTACTCGACAGTTTTACAAGCAATTGGCAAGAAGCAGTTTCTAAAGAATATGGACCAACTAGTATTCAAATGATGTGTggagttaatttattttcctgTTTACTTACAGCAACGTCATTACTCCAGCAATCTGGATTTACACATTCTCTCTATTTTCTTATCAAG ttccCATCTTTTCTGATAGACTGTCTACTCATATCAATATGTTCCGCGACcggacaattatttttattttatacaatagCGCAATTTGGAGCTGTTACATTTTCAATTATCATGACAATACGCcag ggCCTCGCTATTTTGTTGTCCTGTCTGATATATCAACATCAAATAACGATATTCGGAATTATTGGAATATTTATAGTCTTcggttcaatatttttacggAATTATTGCCGCAACAGGCTGCGAGCGTTGAAAAAACATCGAGCTGagaatataaatatcaaagattaa
- the LOC123259454 gene encoding transmembrane protein 216-like yields MPAVANSSLTYEILMYLNSFYFGMFAVCELGMGLYKATSLPGSSSSTTITEFSLLLFLILTEGGRVYLGRKGNLTERGLPILLGILLTIPSALATLYFLVWQSYVLKLEMILCSIQLVLLTSELIISVLCLIAIFRPPLFEE; encoded by the coding sequence ATGCCGGCTGTTGCTAATTCGTCGCTGACGTACGAAATATTGATGTACCTAAACTCATTTTACTTCGGTATGTTCGCGGTCTGTGAGCTGGGGATGGGACTCTACAAAGCGACGAGTCTTCCAGGATCTAGTTCAAGCACAACCATCACCGAGTTTTCGCTCCTCCTGTTTCTGATTCTCACCGAGGGCGGACGAGTTTACCTGGGTAGAAAGGGGAACCTCACCGAGCGAGGACTCCCCATCTTGCTGGGAATCCTCCTGACGATACCCAGTGCTCTGGCTACTCTCTATTTCCTCGTCTGGCAGAGCTATGTCCTTAAGCTAGAGATGATCCTCTGTAGTATCCAGTTGGTCCTGCTTACTTCTGAACTCATCATCTCCGTCCTGTGCCTTATTGCCATTTTTCGTCCTCCGCTATttgaagaataa